From Hartmannibacter diazotrophicus, a single genomic window includes:
- a CDS encoding putative bifunctional diguanylate cyclase/phosphodiesterase: protein MEKSDQEALPPENDTDSLGARIGTEMMDRLQTPLWLFDIDRSRVVWANNAALRVWQADTLEDLTSREMGPEMSISVSQRLRQYQEDFERHDSTFTEVWTLYPNDVPITIDVIFRGFRLADGRMAMLCEGRSTNSNTPEALRSAEALLHTTVMISLYGIDGQPLYMNPAARASQLDIRANVESRFADAREFRKLMQDLERLGGCRISARIKTASGIRWHEIAARECRDAVTGNRAILFSENDISDLKETEERVRYLAGHDVLTGLPNRNFLQFNADRLLKQSLSSGQKFTFLLIDLDRFKMINDTLGHAAGDDLLVEVGDRLQAMVGRRGLVARLGGDEFLICHRRLDTMEQVDAFCTALMARLTDEMDIRGNQFGVTASIGVSRAPDDGADLATLLKHADVALYEAKEDGKNTWRHFSMDLRNKIEGKVRTEQDLRFAIERNEFRLFYQARCNALTNEIVGAEALIRWQHPTRGLLGPGDFIPVCEETSLIHEVGLWVLEETARMQVELARAGYPITLSLNLSARQFTRSTFLSDILGLPHRIGCDPSKLELEITESLLLRDEVAVLELLTAAKNAGFGIAIDDFGTGYSNLAYIQRYPISSLKIDRSFVQDTENSGAVTRLVIALCKSIGIKSVAEGVETQQQLDWLRAHDCQEYQGFLFSKPVPADEFRQLLAGNKPATARVVRLRNAKPSNR from the coding sequence GTGGAGAAGTCGGACCAGGAGGCGTTGCCTCCGGAGAACGACACGGATTCCCTTGGTGCCAGGATTGGCACCGAGATGATGGACCGTCTGCAGACGCCGCTGTGGTTGTTTGACATCGACCGCTCGCGGGTTGTCTGGGCCAACAATGCTGCCCTCAGGGTGTGGCAGGCCGATACGCTGGAGGACCTGACGTCCCGCGAAATGGGGCCGGAGATGTCGATCTCGGTCTCCCAGCGGTTACGCCAGTACCAGGAAGACTTCGAGCGGCACGATTCCACGTTCACGGAAGTCTGGACCCTTTATCCCAATGACGTTCCGATCACGATCGACGTCATCTTCCGTGGCTTCCGTCTGGCCGACGGCCGCATGGCCATGCTGTGCGAGGGCCGGTCGACGAATTCGAACACGCCCGAGGCTCTGCGCAGCGCCGAGGCGTTGCTGCACACCACGGTCATGATCTCGCTCTACGGCATCGATGGCCAGCCTCTCTACATGAACCCGGCGGCCCGCGCCTCGCAGCTGGACATCCGCGCCAACGTCGAGAGCCGCTTTGCCGACGCGCGCGAGTTCCGCAAGCTGATGCAGGATCTGGAGCGCCTCGGCGGTTGCCGCATCTCGGCGCGCATCAAGACGGCCTCCGGCATTCGCTGGCACGAGATCGCGGCCCGCGAGTGCCGCGACGCTGTCACCGGCAATCGCGCCATCCTCTTCAGCGAAAACGACATCTCCGATCTCAAGGAAACCGAGGAGCGGGTGCGCTATCTCGCCGGTCACGATGTGCTGACCGGTCTGCCGAACCGCAACTTCCTGCAGTTCAATGCCGACCGTCTGCTCAAGCAGTCGCTCTCCAGCGGCCAGAAGTTCACGTTCCTGCTGATCGATCTCGACCGTTTCAAGATGATCAACGACACGCTCGGCCACGCGGCCGGCGACGATCTTCTGGTGGAAGTGGGCGACCGCCTTCAGGCCATGGTCGGACGGCGCGGTCTGGTGGCACGCCTCGGTGGCGACGAATTCCTCATCTGCCATCGCCGGCTCGATACGATGGAGCAGGTGGATGCCTTCTGCACCGCGCTGATGGCTCGGCTGACGGACGAGATGGATATCCGCGGCAACCAGTTCGGCGTGACGGCCAGCATTGGCGTCAGCCGCGCGCCCGACGATGGCGCCGACCTTGCCACGCTGCTCAAGCACGCCGACGTCGCGCTCTACGAGGCCAAGGAGGACGGCAAGAACACCTGGCGCCATTTCTCCATGGACCTGCGCAACAAGATCGAGGGCAAGGTACGCACCGAGCAGGATCTGCGGTTTGCCATCGAGCGCAACGAATTCCGCCTTTTCTACCAGGCGCGCTGCAATGCGCTCACCAACGAGATCGTCGGCGCCGAGGCGCTGATCCGCTGGCAGCACCCGACGCGCGGCCTGCTCGGCCCGGGCGACTTCATTCCGGTTTGCGAGGAGACCAGCCTCATCCATGAGGTCGGGCTCTGGGTGCTGGAGGAAACCGCCCGCATGCAGGTCGAACTGGCGCGGGCGGGTTATCCGATCACGCTGTCGCTCAACCTGTCGGCGCGCCAGTTCACACGGTCGACGTTCCTCTCCGACATTCTGGGATTGCCGCACCGGATCGGCTGCGACCCGAGCAAGCTGGAGCTTGAAATCACCGAGTCGCTCCTGCTGCGCGACGAGGTCGCCGTGCTGGAACTGCTGACGGCCGCCAAGAACGCCGGCTTCGGCATCGCCATCGACGATTTCGGTACCGGCTACTCCAATCTCGCCTATATCCAGCGCTACCCGATCTCCAGCCTGAAGATCGACCGGTCCTTCGTGCAGGATACCGAAAACTCCGGCGCGGTGACGCGGCTCGTCATCGCGCTGTGCAAGTCGATCGGGATCAAGTCCGTGGCCGAGGGCGTCGAGACGCAGCAGCAGCTTGACTGGCTGCGTGCCCACGACTGTCAGGAATACCAGGGCTTCCTGTTCAGCAAGCCGGTGCCGGCAGACGAATTCCGTCAGCTGCTGGCCGGCAACAAGCCGGCCACGGCCAGGGTCGTGCGCCTGCGCAACGCAAAGCCGTCAAACCGCTGA
- a CDS encoding glutathione S-transferase family protein, whose translation MRQLEIAHHTVMVDVIGGETRKPAFLRINPNGTVPFLLLEDGRGIAESNAILWYLAKGSHLFPQSTFEEAMAVQWMIFEQTKLESNISPARFFTTIVPERREGMEDRILAWQSAGRQGLTRLDAHLRFQDFVAGPRYSIADIAVYGYTHVAGEGGFDLDAYPAVSAWIDRIKAITGYVAMPDLAQAA comes from the coding sequence ATGCGCCAGCTCGAGATCGCGCATCACACCGTCATGGTGGACGTGATCGGCGGGGAAACACGCAAGCCTGCTTTCCTGCGCATAAACCCTAACGGAACGGTGCCGTTCCTGCTGCTGGAAGACGGACGCGGCATTGCCGAGTCGAATGCAATTCTGTGGTACCTCGCCAAGGGCAGTCATCTCTTCCCCCAGAGCACGTTCGAAGAGGCGATGGCCGTTCAGTGGATGATTTTCGAGCAGACGAAGCTGGAGTCGAACATCTCTCCGGCCCGCTTCTTCACGACGATCGTTCCTGAAAGGCGTGAGGGCATGGAGGACCGGATATTGGCCTGGCAGTCGGCCGGGCGGCAGGGACTGACACGTCTTGATGCGCATCTGCGCTTTCAGGACTTCGTTGCCGGCCCGCGCTATTCGATCGCCGACATTGCCGTCTATGGCTACACCCACGTTGCAGGCGAAGGCGGTTTCGACCTTGATGCCTACCCGGCGGTTTCCGCCTGGATAGACCGGATCAAGGCCATCACCGGCTACGTCGCAATGCCCGATCTCGCACAGGCCGCATGA